From a region of the Corallococcus coralloides DSM 2259 genome:
- a CDS encoding UbiA family prenyltransferase yields the protein MQPQAPIPDDAPDVPLAVDLDGTLVRTDTLHENLLVLLKHAPWLLLLVPLWVLRGKAFFKAEVARRARLDVTSLPYNADVVAFLREEHARGRRLVLATAADRSIADAVAAHLGLFHTVVASEGGVNLSGARKLERLRELLGRFDYAGNDAVDLHLWRECRQLIVVHAPAGVLRQAQGLGRPVHRVFEAPPGGLRPWVKALRVHQWAKNALVFVPVLAAHKATQGGMAPRAVLAFLAFSLCASSVYIINDLLDLASDRRHPSKSLRPFASGALPVRAGVMLAPLLLVGAAALALATLPLSFSGLLAAYFVLTLAYSLRLKQVVMLDVLVLAGLYTVRIFGGALAVGVPTSSWLLMFSTFLFLSLALLKRLSEVRRLRQSNEVSAHGRGYLAQDYEQLASLGAASGQVSVLVLALYITSKEVTALYAHPERLWLLCPVMLYWVGRIWLLAHRGLVNEDPLVFALRDRVSYVVGVVAALVLWVAT from the coding sequence ATGCAGCCTCAAGCTCCCATCCCCGATGACGCCCCCGACGTCCCGCTCGCGGTCGACCTGGACGGGACGCTGGTGCGCACGGACACGCTGCACGAGAACCTGCTCGTGCTCCTCAAGCACGCGCCGTGGCTGCTGCTGCTGGTGCCGTTGTGGGTGCTCCGGGGCAAGGCCTTCTTCAAGGCGGAGGTGGCCCGCCGCGCGCGGCTGGACGTCACCTCGCTGCCGTACAACGCGGACGTGGTGGCCTTCCTGCGCGAGGAGCACGCCCGGGGGCGGCGGCTCGTCCTCGCCACGGCCGCGGACCGGAGCATCGCCGACGCGGTGGCCGCCCACCTGGGCCTCTTCCACACCGTGGTCGCCAGTGAAGGCGGGGTGAACCTGTCCGGCGCGCGGAAGCTGGAGCGGCTGCGCGAGCTGCTGGGCCGCTTCGACTACGCGGGCAACGACGCGGTGGACCTGCACCTGTGGCGCGAGTGCCGGCAGCTCATCGTGGTGCATGCGCCGGCGGGCGTGTTGCGCCAGGCCCAGGGACTGGGCCGCCCCGTGCACCGCGTCTTCGAGGCCCCTCCTGGCGGGCTGCGCCCCTGGGTGAAGGCGCTGCGGGTGCACCAGTGGGCGAAGAACGCGCTCGTGTTCGTGCCGGTGCTGGCGGCGCACAAGGCCACCCAGGGCGGCATGGCCCCGCGCGCGGTGCTGGCGTTCCTTGCGTTCAGCCTCTGCGCGTCCAGCGTGTACATCATCAACGACCTGCTGGACCTGGCTTCGGACCGGCGGCACCCGTCCAAGTCCCTGCGGCCCTTCGCGTCCGGGGCCCTGCCGGTGCGCGCGGGCGTCATGCTGGCGCCGCTGCTGCTGGTGGGCGCCGCGGCGCTGGCGCTGGCGACGCTGCCCCTGTCGTTCTCCGGGCTGCTGGCCGCGTACTTCGTGCTCACGCTCGCGTATTCGCTGCGCCTCAAGCAGGTGGTGATGCTGGACGTGCTGGTGCTGGCGGGCCTCTACACGGTGCGCATCTTCGGCGGCGCGCTGGCAGTGGGCGTGCCCACGTCGAGCTGGCTGCTCATGTTCAGCACCTTCCTCTTCCTGTCGCTGGCCCTGCTCAAGCGGCTGAGCGAGGTGCGGCGGCTGCGCCAGTCCAACGAGGTGTCCGCCCACGGGCGCGGCTACCTGGCGCAGGACTACGAGCAGCTCGCGAGCCTGGGCGCGGCGTCGGGCCAGGTGTCGGTGCTGGTGCTGGCCCTCTACATCACCAGCAAGGAGGTCACGGCGCTGTATGCCCACCCGGAGCGGCTGTGGCTGCTGTGCCCGGTGATGCTGTACTGGGTGGGGCGCATCTGGTTGCTGGCGCACCGGGGGCTCGTGAACGAGGACCCGCTCGTCTTCGCGCTGAGGGACCGCGTCAGCTACGTCGTGGGCGTGGTCGCTGCGCTGGTGCTGTGGGTGGCGACGTGA
- a CDS encoding FAD-binding oxidoreductase: MSTSDSWGRFPRVEQRTRALTWRSDALPQVDGPVLPHGLGRSYGDSCLNGGGTVLLTAGLDRLIDFDPTTGVVRCESGVSLDTLLRLAVPRGWFLPVTPGTKFVTVGGAIANDVHGKNHHRVGTFGRHVRRFELVRSDGSRRMCSPDENPDWFGATIGGLGLTGLVTWAEVQLTPIRNPFVIQETVPFENLDGFMRVSAESEADSEFTVSWVDCLARGRKLGRGLFYRGNFAPTQFDRLPLAKSHLSHRSGLAVPIDLPGFCLNRLSVSAFNFLYYHRERMKPSPRLVHYDPFFYPLDSVYGWNRIYGRRGFLQFQCVVPHATARDALKELLERSARGGLPSFLSVLKTFGDLPSPGWLSFPRPGYTLALDFANQGEKTWKLVESLDRVTREAGGAVYPAKDARMSPESFAAYFPKREQFSAYIDPAFSSSFWRRVNPVPLPLPAQEDRQAALQ, from the coding sequence ATGAGCACGTCGGATTCCTGGGGCCGCTTCCCCCGCGTGGAGCAGCGGACGCGCGCGCTGACGTGGCGCTCGGACGCGCTGCCCCAGGTGGACGGCCCCGTCCTGCCGCATGGCCTGGGCCGCAGCTACGGCGACTCGTGCCTCAACGGCGGGGGCACGGTGCTGCTCACCGCGGGCCTGGACCGGCTCATCGACTTCGACCCGACGACGGGCGTGGTGCGCTGTGAGTCGGGCGTGTCGTTGGACACGCTGTTGCGGCTGGCCGTGCCGCGCGGCTGGTTCCTGCCGGTGACGCCGGGCACGAAGTTCGTCACGGTGGGCGGCGCCATCGCCAACGATGTGCACGGGAAGAACCACCACCGGGTCGGAACGTTCGGCCGGCACGTGCGCAGGTTCGAGCTGGTGCGCTCGGACGGCAGCCGCCGGATGTGCTCGCCCGACGAGAACCCGGACTGGTTCGGCGCGACGATTGGCGGGCTGGGGCTCACCGGGCTTGTCACCTGGGCGGAGGTGCAGCTCACGCCCATCCGCAACCCCTTCGTGATCCAGGAGACCGTCCCGTTCGAGAACCTGGACGGCTTCATGCGCGTGTCCGCGGAGTCCGAGGCGGACTCCGAGTTCACCGTGTCGTGGGTGGACTGCCTGGCGCGGGGGCGCAAGCTGGGGCGTGGCCTGTTCTACCGGGGCAACTTCGCGCCCACGCAGTTCGACCGGCTGCCCCTGGCCAAGAGCCACCTGTCACATCGCAGCGGGCTCGCGGTGCCCATCGACCTGCCGGGCTTCTGCCTCAACCGGCTGTCGGTGTCCGCGTTCAACTTCCTGTACTACCACCGGGAGCGGATGAAGCCGTCTCCCCGTCTCGTGCACTACGACCCGTTCTTCTACCCGCTCGACAGCGTGTACGGCTGGAACCGCATCTACGGCCGCCGGGGCTTCCTCCAGTTCCAGTGCGTGGTGCCCCACGCCACCGCGCGCGACGCGCTGAAGGAGCTGCTGGAGCGCAGCGCCCGAGGCGGGCTGCCCAGCTTCCTGTCCGTGCTCAAGACGTTTGGCGACCTGCCGTCACCCGGGTGGTTGTCCTTCCCGCGCCCCGGCTACACGCTGGCCCTGGACTTCGCCAACCAGGGGGAGAAGACGTGGAAGCTGGTGGAGTCGCTGGACCGCGTGACGCGCGAGGCGGGCGGGGCGGTGTACCCGGCCAAGGACGCGCGCATGAGTCCGGAGAGCTTCGCGGCGTACTTCCCCAAGCGCGAGCAGTTCTCCGCGTACATCGATCCCGCGTTCTCCTCCTCCTTCTGGCGCCGGGTGAACCCGGTGCCGCTGCCCCTGCCCGCGCAGGAAGACCGTCAGGCCGCCCTCCAATGA
- a CDS encoding di-heme oxidoredictase family protein gives MRVPWSLAGISAGALLIGAAWATVVRRPEPLVLGALPPVVLPHVEQSGGATTVADTGRNAFGRAPMNMPRSRWPDFYAGKGVFDRDWSDSRLRAAVAGPFFSATGCMTCHVKDGRGQPPASPTEAPVSLAFQLSAPDGAGPHPLYGMQLDAHAVEGQVPEGHVRVDFEETRGTFATGEPYSLVRPRYQFQGLVHGPLGDGALFSARVSPVNFGLGLLEALPEADIVARADPEDRDQDGISGRVNRVLDVETGETRLGRFGWKANQPTLRQQVAHALVADMGVTTTLYRQEQGRDAPGEPEVSQDDMDLLMIYMRLLAVPKRRDWEAPEVQRGHAVFRAIGCAACHVDTPQETGPVEGFDEVSRQVIYPYTDLLLHDLGEGLADGRPDGLATGSEWRTPPLWGIGLVEAVNRHTRFLHDGRARSLEEAVLWHGGEAASAQARYVRLPREDRAALLAFLKSL, from the coding sequence ATGCGCGTGCCCTGGTCTCTCGCAGGCATCTCCGCCGGAGCGCTGCTCATCGGCGCAGCGTGGGCCACCGTCGTCCGCCGCCCTGAACCCCTGGTGCTGGGCGCGCTACCTCCCGTCGTCCTGCCGCACGTGGAGCAGTCCGGTGGGGCCACCACGGTGGCGGACACCGGCCGCAATGCCTTCGGGCGCGCGCCCATGAACATGCCGCGCTCGCGCTGGCCGGACTTCTACGCGGGCAAGGGTGTGTTCGACCGCGACTGGAGCGACTCGCGCCTGCGTGCCGCCGTGGCCGGTCCCTTCTTCAGCGCCACCGGCTGCATGACCTGCCACGTGAAGGACGGCCGGGGCCAGCCGCCCGCGAGCCCCACGGAGGCGCCCGTCTCGCTGGCGTTCCAGCTGAGCGCGCCCGACGGCGCCGGTCCCCACCCGCTGTACGGCATGCAGCTGGACGCGCACGCCGTGGAGGGCCAGGTCCCCGAGGGCCACGTCCGCGTCGACTTCGAGGAGACGCGCGGCACCTTCGCCACCGGTGAGCCGTACTCGCTCGTGCGCCCGCGCTACCAGTTCCAGGGGCTGGTGCATGGCCCCCTGGGCGACGGCGCCCTGTTCTCCGCCCGCGTGTCGCCCGTGAACTTCGGCCTGGGCCTGCTGGAGGCGCTGCCGGAGGCCGACATCGTGGCCCGCGCCGACCCCGAGGACCGCGACCAGGACGGCATCTCCGGCCGGGTCAACCGCGTGCTCGACGTGGAGACGGGTGAGACGCGCCTGGGCCGCTTCGGGTGGAAGGCCAACCAGCCCACGCTGCGCCAGCAGGTGGCGCATGCGCTCGTGGCGGACATGGGCGTCACCACGACGCTCTACCGCCAGGAGCAGGGCCGGGACGCACCGGGTGAGCCGGAGGTGTCCCAGGACGACATGGACCTGCTGATGATCTACATGCGCCTGCTCGCCGTGCCCAAGCGGCGCGACTGGGAGGCGCCGGAGGTCCAGCGGGGCCATGCCGTCTTCCGCGCCATCGGCTGCGCGGCGTGCCACGTGGACACGCCCCAGGAGACGGGGCCCGTGGAGGGCTTCGACGAGGTTTCCCGTCAGGTCATCTACCCCTACACGGACCTGCTGCTGCACGACCTGGGCGAGGGCCTGGCGGACGGGCGTCCGGACGGGCTGGCCACGGGCAGCGAGTGGCGCACGCCGCCCCTGTGGGGCATTGGACTGGTGGAGGCCGTCAACCGGCACACCCGCTTCCTGCATGACGGCCGGGCCCGCTCCCTGGAGGAGGCCGTCCTCTGGCACGGAGGGGAGGCGGCCTCCGCGCAGGCTCGCTACGTGCGGCTGCCCCGGGAGGACCGGGCCGCGCTGCTCGCCTTCCTGAAGTCGCTCTGA
- a CDS encoding Hsp70 family protein yields MPVCGLDFGTSNSALALPDGRVLPVSTGYSDPRLYRSVIFFPEDEREAYTGAPAISRYLDDPAGRFIQSVKSFLHSTSFRATQIHERTWLIEELAALLLRRVREAAAPHMGGAPERVVLGRPALFSSDPEADALAEQRLRRAAELAGFTHVQFLIEPIAAALSYEAQLTQDELVLVADFGAGTTDLTLMRLGPSRRGLPDRKMDVIGSTGVRIGGDRFDAEIMRHSLLPRFGAGSTYRVRGVSDKRLPVPQHVMAKLLSWHEMSFIRKKATQEVLELMLVSSDKPDEAKALYDLVMENLGYRLFRAIEAAKVRLSSEDETVLEFDEARIQLRERITRADFEAASEPLLQELRQVTEGLLERCAGAGEVDAVFLTGGSSQIPAVRRLYIERFGEGRVRTRDAFTSVAEGLGRASAAL; encoded by the coding sequence ATGCCTGTCTGTGGACTCGACTTCGGAACCAGCAATTCGGCCCTCGCCCTTCCTGACGGAAGGGTGCTGCCCGTTTCTACCGGTTACAGCGACCCGCGCCTCTACCGCTCCGTCATCTTCTTTCCCGAGGACGAGCGCGAGGCGTACACGGGGGCCCCCGCCATCTCGCGCTACCTGGACGACCCCGCGGGCCGCTTCATCCAGTCCGTGAAGTCTTTCCTTCACAGCACCTCCTTCCGCGCCACGCAGATTCACGAGCGCACCTGGCTCATCGAGGAGCTGGCGGCGCTGTTGTTGCGCCGGGTGCGCGAGGCCGCGGCGCCCCACATGGGCGGGGCTCCCGAGCGTGTCGTGCTCGGCCGCCCCGCGCTCTTCTCCTCGGACCCCGAGGCGGATGCGCTCGCCGAGCAGCGCCTGCGCCGCGCCGCGGAGCTCGCGGGCTTCACCCACGTCCAGTTCCTGATCGAGCCCATCGCCGCCGCGCTCTCCTACGAAGCCCAGCTCACCCAGGATGAGCTGGTGCTGGTGGCCGACTTCGGCGCCGGCACCACGGACCTCACGCTGATGCGGCTGGGGCCCTCGCGACGAGGCTTGCCGGACCGCAAGATGGATGTGATTGGTTCCACCGGTGTGCGCATCGGCGGTGACCGCTTCGACGCGGAGATCATGCGCCACTCGCTGCTGCCGCGTTTTGGCGCGGGCTCGACCTACCGGGTGCGAGGCGTGAGCGACAAGCGGCTGCCCGTGCCCCAGCACGTCATGGCCAAGCTGCTCTCCTGGCATGAAATGTCCTTCATCCGCAAGAAGGCCACCCAGGAGGTGCTGGAGTTGATGCTCGTCTCCAGTGACAAGCCCGACGAGGCGAAGGCGCTGTATGACCTCGTCATGGAGAACCTGGGCTACCGCCTCTTCCGGGCCATCGAGGCCGCCAAGGTGCGGCTGTCGTCCGAGGACGAGACGGTGCTGGAGTTCGACGAGGCGCGCATCCAGCTGCGCGAGCGCATCACCCGGGCCGATTTCGAGGCCGCCAGCGAGCCGCTGCTTCAGGAACTGCGCCAGGTGACCGAGGGCCTGCTGGAGCGCTGCGCGGGCGCCGGAGAGGTGGACGCGGTCTTCCTCACGGGCGGCTCCTCGCAGATCCCCGCCGTGCGCCGGCTTTACATTGAACGCTTCGGGGAGGGCCGCGTGCGCACCCGCGATGCCTTCACCTCCGTGGCCGAGGGCCTGGGACGCGCCTCCGCCGCGCTGTGA
- a CDS encoding SDR family oxidoreductase has product MKKVIVLGATSAIAQATVRLLAARGASLYLVGRNAANLEAVARDASTRGAQKVEFRALDLNDCEAHASLVERAWQALGGLDGAVLAHGVLGDQTESQRSWAAAEVVLRTNFLSAASLLTELANRFEAQKAGTLVVISSVAGDRGRQSNYVYGASKGALSVFLQGLRNRLAKSGVAVVTVKPGFVDTPMTAHVPKNKLFASPEQVARGLLKAADGRKNEVYVPGFWALIMLIIKSIPEPVFKRLKL; this is encoded by the coding sequence ATGAAGAAAGTCATCGTCCTCGGCGCCACGAGCGCCATTGCCCAGGCCACGGTGCGGCTGCTCGCCGCGCGCGGGGCGTCGCTGTACCTGGTGGGCCGCAACGCCGCGAACCTGGAGGCGGTGGCCCGGGACGCGTCCACGCGCGGCGCGCAGAAGGTGGAGTTCCGCGCGCTGGATTTGAATGACTGCGAAGCGCACGCGAGCCTCGTGGAGCGCGCGTGGCAGGCCCTGGGCGGACTGGACGGGGCCGTGCTGGCGCATGGCGTGCTGGGCGACCAGACGGAGAGCCAGCGCTCGTGGGCGGCGGCGGAGGTGGTGCTGCGCACGAACTTCCTCTCCGCCGCGTCGCTGCTGACGGAGCTGGCCAACCGCTTCGAGGCGCAGAAGGCCGGCACGCTGGTGGTGATTTCGTCGGTGGCGGGAGACCGGGGCCGGCAGAGCAACTACGTCTACGGCGCGTCCAAGGGCGCGCTGAGCGTGTTCCTCCAGGGCCTGCGCAACCGCCTGGCGAAGTCCGGCGTGGCGGTGGTGACGGTGAAGCCCGGCTTCGTGGACACGCCGATGACGGCCCACGTGCCGAAGAACAAGCTCTTCGCGTCGCCGGAGCAGGTGGCGCGCGGCCTCTTGAAGGCCGCGGACGGGCGCAAGAACGAGGTCTACGTGCCCGGCTTCTGGGCGCTCATCATGCTCATCATCAAGAGCATCCCGGAGCCCGTGTTCAAGCGGCTGAAGCTCTAG
- a CDS encoding DEAD/DEAH box helicase: MSALAELLEAIREESGPATWSAGQALSRAGVVSVQSVDEEEVVLRVRIPGRPTPLTTTLYPEDEIWECDCRGKVDPCEHVIAAAIVLRQAEGRKATAAASPARPGPAAAAPRPGTAPKTERLVYRFKRADGGLQLERLVVRPDNTARLLARSLASVLQNPVEAARIHVDPCDLLADKLLAQPTRGALPQSKLDALLHVLEKARTVLFDGALVSVSNEPLLPRVTVEDRGEQTVLKVEKDPRINELVSPGVALCAGALCRLGELSLTGARLENLPQERAFAPEQLADLTSKVLPDFARRMPVDVKSRRLPPIDRTLKPRISLELDKLDTGLSVLPTLVYGSPPTARIDNGKLVYLQGAAPVRDEPTETKLIHQLRDELNMAPGRRVTVHGKEAVQLADKLRKWRGGLTGNAAGVVSPDVKLRPMLTLDTAATDAGVPRVGFSLNFEVEGLGPGEKRTVDAGAVMRAWEEGLGLVPLEGGGWAPLPTGWLKAHGQRVTDLLAARERDGRLANHAIPQLTGLCEALEHPAPPVMERLAPLVQGFEKLPEPHLPKDLTATLRPYQLQGVSWLTFLRQAGLGGVLADDMGLGKTLQTICTLSRGTLVVAPTSVLPNWEAEVKRFRPSLKVSVYHGVGRTLDESADVTLTTYALLRLDAAILAAKTWETVVLDEAQAIKNPDSQVARAAYELDAGFRIALSGTPIENRLEELWSLMHFTNRGLLGGRKAFEERWSRPVSENQKGAAEALRARIRPFVMRRLKRDVAPELPPRTEAVRHVTLTEQERAVYDAVHAATREEVVSQLEEGGSVLKALEALLRLRQAACHPALVPGQQARTSSKVQALVEALGTAVADGHKALVFSQWTSMLDLIEPALKEADIGFIRLDGSTANRGAVAASFQDEKGAPVMLISLKAGATGLNLTAADHVFLVDPWWNPSVEAQAADRAHRIGQQRPVMVYRMVSQGTVEEKILLLQEKKRALFEAALGGATGGAALTRADLLQLLD; the protein is encoded by the coding sequence ATGTCGGCGCTCGCGGAACTGCTCGAAGCCATCCGGGAGGAGTCAGGCCCGGCCACGTGGTCCGCCGGACAGGCCCTCTCTCGCGCGGGGGTCGTGTCGGTGCAATCCGTGGACGAGGAAGAGGTCGTCCTGCGGGTCCGCATCCCCGGCCGCCCCACCCCGCTCACCACGACCCTCTACCCCGAGGACGAAATCTGGGAGTGCGACTGCCGGGGGAAGGTGGACCCCTGCGAGCACGTCATCGCCGCGGCCATCGTCCTGCGGCAGGCGGAAGGAAGGAAGGCCACGGCGGCGGCCTCCCCTGCCCGTCCAGGCCCCGCCGCCGCGGCGCCGCGCCCCGGCACCGCGCCGAAGACGGAGCGGCTGGTGTACCGCTTCAAGCGCGCGGACGGAGGCCTCCAGCTGGAGCGGCTGGTGGTCCGGCCGGACAACACCGCGCGGCTGCTGGCCCGGAGCCTCGCGTCCGTGCTCCAGAACCCCGTGGAGGCCGCGCGCATCCACGTGGATCCGTGTGACCTGCTCGCGGACAAGCTGCTCGCGCAGCCCACCCGGGGCGCGCTTCCGCAGAGCAAGCTGGACGCCCTGCTGCACGTGCTGGAGAAGGCGCGCACCGTCCTCTTCGACGGCGCGCTCGTCTCCGTCTCCAACGAGCCGCTCCTCCCGCGAGTCACCGTCGAGGACCGGGGCGAGCAGACCGTGCTCAAGGTGGAGAAGGATCCGCGCATCAACGAGCTGGTGAGCCCCGGCGTCGCGCTGTGCGCGGGTGCGCTCTGCCGGCTGGGAGAGCTGTCGCTCACCGGCGCGAGGCTGGAGAACCTGCCCCAGGAGCGGGCCTTCGCCCCGGAGCAACTGGCGGACCTGACGAGCAAGGTGCTGCCGGACTTCGCGAGGCGCATGCCGGTGGACGTGAAGAGCCGGCGGCTGCCCCCCATCGACCGGACGCTCAAGCCGCGCATCTCGCTGGAGTTGGACAAGCTCGATACGGGGCTCTCGGTGCTGCCCACGCTGGTGTACGGCTCGCCGCCCACCGCGCGAATCGACAACGGGAAGCTGGTGTACCTCCAGGGCGCCGCGCCGGTGCGCGACGAGCCCACGGAGACAAAGCTCATCCACCAGCTGAGGGACGAGCTGAACATGGCGCCGGGCCGGCGCGTGACGGTCCACGGCAAGGAGGCCGTGCAGCTCGCGGACAAGCTGCGCAAGTGGCGTGGAGGCCTCACGGGAAACGCCGCGGGCGTGGTCAGCCCGGACGTGAAGCTCCGGCCCATGCTCACGCTGGACACGGCCGCCACCGACGCGGGCGTGCCGAGGGTGGGCTTCTCGCTCAACTTCGAGGTGGAGGGCCTGGGCCCCGGAGAGAAGCGCACCGTGGACGCGGGCGCGGTGATGCGGGCCTGGGAGGAAGGCCTGGGGCTGGTGCCACTGGAGGGCGGAGGCTGGGCGCCCCTGCCCACGGGCTGGCTGAAGGCCCACGGCCAGCGCGTGACGGACCTGCTCGCCGCAAGAGAACGGGACGGCCGGCTCGCGAACCACGCCATCCCCCAGCTCACCGGCCTGTGCGAGGCATTGGAGCACCCCGCGCCGCCCGTCATGGAGCGGCTCGCGCCCCTGGTGCAGGGCTTCGAGAAGCTCCCCGAGCCCCACCTGCCCAAGGACCTCACCGCGACGCTGCGCCCGTACCAGTTGCAGGGCGTGAGCTGGCTCACCTTCCTGAGGCAGGCGGGCCTGGGCGGCGTGCTGGCGGACGACATGGGTCTGGGCAAGACGCTTCAGACCATCTGCACGCTGAGCCGGGGAACGCTGGTGGTGGCGCCCACGAGCGTGCTGCCCAACTGGGAAGCGGAGGTGAAGCGCTTCCGCCCGTCGCTGAAGGTGTCTGTCTATCACGGCGTAGGACGCACGCTGGACGAGTCCGCGGACGTGACGCTCACCACGTACGCGCTGCTGCGCCTGGACGCGGCCATCCTCGCGGCGAAGACCTGGGAAACGGTGGTGCTGGACGAAGCGCAGGCCATCAAGAACCCAGACAGCCAGGTGGCGCGAGCGGCGTATGAGCTGGACGCGGGTTTCCGCATCGCGCTCAGCGGCACGCCCATCGAAAACCGGCTCGAGGAGCTGTGGAGCCTGATGCACTTCACCAACCGGGGCCTGCTGGGTGGGCGCAAGGCGTTCGAGGAGCGCTGGTCCCGGCCGGTGTCGGAGAACCAGAAGGGCGCCGCGGAGGCCCTGCGCGCGCGCATCCGCCCCTTCGTGATGCGCAGGCTCAAGCGCGACGTGGCGCCTGAATTGCCACCGCGCACGGAGGCCGTGCGGCACGTCACCCTCACCGAGCAGGAGCGCGCCGTCTACGACGCGGTCCACGCCGCGACGCGCGAGGAGGTGGTGTCGCAGCTCGAGGAGGGAGGCAGCGTGCTGAAGGCGCTGGAGGCGCTGCTACGGCTGAGGCAGGCGGCCTGCCATCCGGCGCTGGTGCCGGGGCAGCAGGCGAGGACGTCCTCGAAGGTGCAGGCGCTGGTGGAGGCGCTCGGCACGGCGGTGGCGGACGGGCACAAGGCGCTGGTCTTCTCGCAGTGGACGTCGATGTTGGACCTCATCGAGCCCGCGTTGAAAGAAGCAGACATCGGGTTCATCCGCCTGGACGGCAGCACGGCGAACCGGGGCGCGGTGGCGGCATCCTTCCAGGACGAGAAGGGAGCACCCGTGATGCTCATCTCGTTGAAGGCGGGAGCGACGGGGCTCAACCTGACGGCGGCGGACCACGTCTTCCTGGTGGATCCGTGGTGGAACCCGTCGGTGGAAGCGCAGGCGGCGGACCGGGCGCACCGCATCGGGCAGCAGCGCCCGGTGATGGTGTACCGGATGGTGTCCCAGGGCACGGTGGAGGAGAAGATCCTCCTCTTGCAGGAGAAGAAGCGAGCCCTCTTCGAAGCCGCGCTCGGAGGCGCCACGGGAGGCGCCGCGCTCACGCGAGCGGACCTCCTGCAGCTCTTGGATTGA
- a CDS encoding NADP-dependent oxidoreductase — MPASIPDKMRAAALDRFGGPEVLGIKTISVPTHGDDEVLVRVAAAGIGAWDWMEREGQMAEMIPGGPKFPYVPGADGAGEIAAVGKNVKDLKVGDQVYGSAFMSNKGGFYAEYVAVKADQAAKIPKGLKVEQAAGLAADGLTGLQGLEEHLQLKSGQKLLIFGASGGIGHIAVQLAKRMGAKVLAVASGEDGVELARRLGADAVAEGHQEDLEKVCRDFAPDGFDAALVLARGDAAEPLLRNVRKGGRIAYPNGVEPAPKGPEGVETKAYDGIPNPQLMKRLNELIEAGPFHLEIGRLYALEEAAKAQQEVLKHHLGKYAMKIQ; from the coding sequence ATGCCAGCATCCATTCCCGACAAGATGAGGGCCGCGGCGCTCGACCGCTTCGGCGGCCCGGAGGTCCTGGGCATCAAGACCATCTCCGTTCCCACCCATGGCGACGATGAAGTGCTCGTGCGCGTCGCGGCGGCGGGAATCGGTGCCTGGGATTGGATGGAGCGCGAGGGTCAGATGGCCGAGATGATCCCAGGCGGCCCGAAGTTCCCCTACGTGCCCGGAGCCGACGGCGCGGGAGAAATCGCAGCGGTGGGCAAGAACGTGAAGGACCTCAAGGTCGGTGACCAGGTCTACGGCTCCGCGTTCATGAGCAACAAGGGAGGCTTCTACGCGGAATACGTCGCCGTGAAGGCAGACCAGGCGGCGAAGATCCCCAAGGGCTTGAAGGTGGAGCAGGCGGCGGGGCTCGCCGCGGACGGGCTCACCGGGCTCCAGGGCCTGGAGGAACACCTTCAGCTCAAGTCAGGGCAGAAGCTGCTCATCTTCGGCGCCAGCGGAGGCATCGGACACATCGCCGTGCAGCTCGCGAAGAGGATGGGTGCGAAGGTGCTGGCGGTCGCGTCCGGAGAGGACGGCGTGGAGCTGGCCCGGAGGCTGGGAGCGGACGCGGTCGCGGAGGGCCACCAGGAGGACCTGGAGAAGGTCTGCCGCGACTTCGCGCCAGACGGCTTCGACGCGGCGCTGGTGCTGGCCCGGGGAGACGCCGCCGAGCCTCTGCTGCGCAACGTCCGCAAGGGAGGGCGCATCGCGTACCCGAACGGCGTGGAGCCGGCCCCCAAGGGCCCGGAGGGCGTTGAGACCAAGGCCTACGACGGCATCCCCAACCCCCAGCTGATGAAGCGGCTCAACGAATTGATTGAGGCAGGGCCGTTCCACCTGGAGATTGGCCGTCTCTACGCGTTGGAGGAAGCCGCGAAGGCCCAGCAGGAGGTGCTCAAGCACCACCTGGGCAAGTACGCGATGAAGATCCAATGA